From the genome of Gracilibacillus salitolerans, one region includes:
- a CDS encoding competence protein ComK has product MEILMEKIREISPKTLAIVGYEADGSFLTRVIEYEEADDYETTFSTQQVMDVTCKAFGISLKGLIEGSRMLSGITHKPPIAIDRISGMYFFPVESPLRKACTWIAHSHVMEIEKIDQQLTRLVFKNGRDLVLEVSYATMINQLYRTAQYRYLLSNKMEHILEASQHIAESKWHRNR; this is encoded by the coding sequence TTGGAAATTTTGATGGAGAAGATTAGAGAAATCAGTCCAAAGACGTTGGCAATTGTTGGTTATGAAGCAGATGGGAGTTTTTTAACAAGGGTGATCGAGTATGAAGAAGCAGATGATTATGAAACAACATTTAGTACCCAGCAAGTTATGGATGTTACTTGTAAAGCGTTTGGTATTAGTTTAAAAGGATTAATTGAAGGATCGAGAATGTTAAGTGGTATCACACACAAACCACCGATTGCAATTGACCGGATCAGCGGGATGTACTTTTTTCCGGTGGAATCCCCCTTAAGAAAAGCATGTACATGGATTGCCCATTCACATGTTATGGAAATTGAAAAAATCGATCAACAATTAACTCGGCTTGTTTTTAAAAATGGCCGTGATTTAGTGTTAGAGGTCTCTTATGCTACGATGATCAATCAATTGTACCGCACTGCCCAGTACCGTTACCTACTTAGTAACAAAATGGAGCACATCCTCGAAGCTTCCCAGCATATCGCAGAATCGAAATGGCATAGAAATAGATAA
- a CDS encoding DUF3939 domain-containing protein — protein MWFKKKKKEAKKFPTKDISLEEVRSAIHEYSRDLPPNIPMKILIKDDLSLDYTLLAPILKAIPTKKYYMSKETYDLFEEEDKHIAHALDQVQRAVDQYIAQKKELPIIDHDPYRKVSFFKLEQLNLIKERLEMDFYITDQEQLVTTIKPK, from the coding sequence TTGTGGTTTAAAAAAAAGAAAAAAGAAGCGAAAAAATTTCCGACAAAGGACATATCATTAGAAGAAGTACGTTCCGCTATTCATGAATATAGCAGAGACCTACCACCTAATATTCCAATGAAAATATTAATCAAGGACGACTTATCGTTAGACTATACTTTACTTGCTCCCATTTTGAAGGCGATTCCAACAAAAAAATATTATATGTCAAAGGAAACTTATGACTTATTTGAGGAAGAAGATAAGCATATCGCACATGCATTGGATCAAGTCCAGCGGGCAGTTGATCAATATATTGCACAAAAGAAGGAATTACCGATAATTGATCATGATCCTTATCGTAAAGTCAGTTTTTTCAAATTAGAACAGCTTAACTTGATCAAGGAACGACTGGAAATGGACTTTTATATTACGGATCAAGAACAGTTAGTCACGACGATAAAACCAAAATAA
- a CDS encoding pentapeptide repeat-containing protein — protein sequence MKIDAPKIAKDLTARNFTDIFYEEDPEFEMSIITDSEFVNEVLDRVRLYNTVIKNCKFMNTDFSKIDITDVRFENCDLSNTNLGNASMNRVEFYNCKLLGSDLTESYIGNVKFEKSILNMSMFGNSKLEKVTFEGVSLESADFYDCKFKKVEFLYCNINGVSFEETSLKGIDISSSDFESLIVSIDNLKGCVVSSIQAIQFASLMGLKIKD from the coding sequence ATGAAAATTGATGCACCTAAAATAGCTAAAGATTTAACGGCAAGGAACTTTACGGACATTTTTTATGAAGAAGATCCAGAATTTGAGATGAGTATCATTACAGACTCTGAGTTTGTTAATGAAGTCCTTGATCGAGTACGACTATACAATACTGTGATTAAAAATTGTAAATTCATGAACACTGATTTCAGTAAAATTGATATTACCGATGTGCGCTTTGAGAATTGTGATTTATCCAATACTAATTTAGGCAATGCTTCCATGAATCGAGTCGAATTCTATAACTGCAAACTTCTCGGGAGCGACCTGACCGAGTCGTACATTGGCAATGTTAAGTTTGAGAAATCGATTTTAAACATGTCGATGTTTGGGAATTCAAAGTTAGAGAAAGTAACATTCGAAGGTGTTTCATTAGAAAGTGCCGACTTTTATGATTGTAAATTCAAAAAAGTTGAATTCCTCTATTGTAATATTAATGGAGTAAGTTTTGAAGAAACGTCATTAAAAGGAATCGATATAAGTTCATCAGACTTTGAGTCTTTAATTGTTTCCATTGATAATTTGAAAGGTTGCGTGGTATCGAGCATTCAAGCAATACAGTTTGCCTCCTTAATGGGATTAAAAATTAAAGATTGA
- a CDS encoding TVP38/TMEM64 family protein yields MITYNISNLDNIDVEEIKELVEANEFGQLVNFLLQSYESLGPIPGFLLPFIEAFLPFLPVIVFVMTNAAAYGLFEGFLLSWTGASSGAIAVFMLVRRFKHIRLLQWVSRNKQVKKVTNWLERHGFGPLFLLLCFPFSPSAVINLVAAISGVGFYQFVLAVLLGKGVMILTLSFIGDSIVSFAQNPVKTIVLAIGIFILWVAGKYIEKRLQIRDKEKSGGKKD; encoded by the coding sequence ATGATTACATATAATATAAGTAATTTAGATAATATTGATGTGGAAGAGATTAAAGAACTAGTCGAAGCAAATGAATTTGGACAGTTAGTTAACTTCTTATTGCAAAGCTATGAAAGCTTAGGCCCTATTCCTGGCTTCTTACTTCCTTTTATTGAAGCGTTTCTTCCTTTCTTGCCAGTTATCGTATTTGTGATGACAAATGCGGCTGCATATGGTTTATTTGAAGGATTCCTTTTGTCATGGACAGGGGCCAGTTCCGGAGCAATTGCCGTATTTATGTTGGTTCGTCGCTTTAAACATATTCGGCTATTGCAATGGGTTAGCAGAAATAAACAGGTGAAAAAGGTAACTAATTGGTTAGAGCGCCATGGGTTCGGTCCCTTATTCCTTTTGCTGTGTTTTCCATTTTCTCCTTCTGCGGTGATTAATTTGGTGGCGGCTATTTCAGGGGTAGGCTTTTACCAATTTGTGTTGGCAGTATTATTAGGAAAAGGCGTGATGATTCTAACCTTGTCCTTCATTGGAGATAGTATTGTCTCCTTTGCACAAAATCCTGTCAAAACCATAGTATTAGCAATAGGAATCTTCATTCTCTGGGTAGCAGGAAAATATATAGAGAAGCGCCTGCAAATAAGAGATAAGGAAAAAAGTGGAGGAAAAAAGGATTAG
- a CDS encoding DUF2651 family protein, with the protein MHTIPLIIFICPIISILLGIIGYITLKKIYPPVFLVAIVGIIATFVWFNSTFTFWIFIYAFLAFAAAFATKVITTKHQQRSLYGFK; encoded by the coding sequence ATGCATACTATTCCACTGATCATTTTCATATGCCCTATCATATCCATTTTACTTGGTATAATTGGTTACATCACATTAAAAAAAATCTATCCCCCTGTTTTTCTAGTAGCAATTGTCGGAATCATAGCTACGTTTGTTTGGTTTAACAGCACATTTACTTTCTGGATCTTCATCTATGCATTTTTAGCATTTGCGGCTGCTTTTGCAACCAAAGTTATTACTACAAAACACCAACAAAGAAGCCTTTATGGTTTTAAATAG
- a CDS encoding RNA polymerase sigma factor produces the protein MSSNDNIQVEELFTTYHQQIYQFTYRYTQDEALSYDIVQDTFIKFQKYANDYDSTKSHIRTFLFRIAYQLTMTKLKRRNKFKKLLPFLYEQNQEEAVSLEEKITIRTSLQQLPPEQRAVIIFTYYHDLSQKEIAAILQIPIGTVKSRLHTSLKKLKDLLEVDNDE, from the coding sequence ATGAGTTCAAATGATAATATCCAGGTGGAAGAGTTATTTACCACTTACCATCAACAAATTTATCAGTTCACCTACCGCTACACGCAAGATGAAGCGTTAAGCTATGATATTGTCCAGGATACATTTATTAAATTTCAAAAATATGCAAATGACTATGACTCCACTAAGTCCCATATTCGCACTTTTTTGTTCAGAATTGCTTACCAATTAACAATGACGAAACTAAAAAGACGGAACAAGTTCAAAAAGCTACTCCCTTTTCTATATGAACAGAACCAAGAAGAAGCAGTATCACTAGAAGAAAAGATCACGATTCGCACTTCCTTACAACAGTTACCACCTGAACAAAGAGCTGTAATTATTTTTACTTATTATCATGATTTAAGTCAAAAAGAAATTGCCGCTATTTTGCAAATTCCTATTGGGACAGTAAAATCAAGACTACACACCTCATTAAAAAAGCTAAAAGACCTATTGGAGGTTGATAATGATGAATAA
- a CDS encoding 2-isopropylmalate synthase, which yields MTKNIVVFDTTLRDGEQVPGAKLNQKEKLQVAQQLKKLHVDIIEAGFPASSKGDFEAVKEIASQVGNTDDVMITALARAVKPDIDAVYHAVKHAKKPLIHIVLGTSDIHVQKKFSKTKEQILDTGVEAVKYAKSLLPEVQYSTEDASRSDFEYLWSTIEAVVKAGATMINIPDTVGFAEPDEFGELIYKINDRLKNVNNQVLLSVHCHNDLGLATANTLAAIKNGADKVECTINGIGERAGNTALEEVIMALHTRSSRYQADTNINRKEILNTSRLVSNLMGLEVQVNKAITGENAFSHSSGIHQDGLLKAREAYEIIHPSEIGLDDMELVLTARSGRHAFKHALQQLGFDQLTEQQLEIIFEDFLQLADSKKEVYNHDLYRLMEKFYKKNQIDNQRTNNISDYFYELIDYQVISNTNSPSATIKIKAGTKVKENKATGTGPVEALYTAITNSCDLNIKLLEYNISSVSSGKEALGKVKVKITHNGTNYQAKAIDTDILKASAQAYIDAINNVVLESLLTEKEENNNDRIKQ from the coding sequence ATGACAAAGAATATTGTAGTATTTGACACCACATTAAGAGACGGAGAACAAGTTCCAGGGGCTAAACTAAATCAAAAAGAAAAATTGCAAGTAGCGCAGCAACTAAAGAAATTACATGTAGACATTATTGAAGCTGGATTTCCTGCATCCTCTAAGGGAGACTTTGAAGCGGTAAAAGAAATTGCCAGTCAAGTCGGAAATACAGACGATGTGATGATCACCGCCTTAGCAAGAGCTGTTAAACCTGATATTGATGCAGTTTATCATGCTGTAAAACATGCTAAAAAACCGTTAATTCACATCGTACTAGGTACATCAGATATCCACGTACAAAAAAAGTTTAGTAAAACAAAAGAACAAATACTCGATACTGGTGTCGAGGCTGTTAAGTACGCGAAATCATTGCTGCCAGAAGTACAATATTCAACAGAAGATGCTTCTCGTTCCGATTTTGAATATTTATGGTCTACGATTGAAGCTGTCGTAAAGGCTGGTGCCACGATGATCAATATCCCAGATACCGTTGGATTTGCCGAACCTGATGAATTTGGAGAGTTGATTTATAAGATTAATGACCGATTAAAAAATGTAAACAATCAAGTGCTACTTAGTGTTCATTGTCACAATGACTTAGGCCTTGCAACAGCAAACACACTTGCAGCTATTAAAAATGGAGCAGACAAAGTGGAATGTACGATTAATGGTATTGGTGAACGTGCAGGAAACACTGCATTAGAAGAAGTGATAATGGCCCTCCATACTCGATCTTCAAGATATCAAGCAGATACAAACATTAATCGTAAAGAAATCCTTAACACTTCAAGATTAGTAAGTAACCTAATGGGACTTGAGGTCCAAGTTAATAAAGCCATTACTGGTGAAAATGCTTTTTCCCATTCATCCGGTATTCATCAGGATGGTCTGTTAAAAGCAAGAGAAGCATATGAGATTATTCACCCCTCCGAAATTGGTTTAGACGACATGGAGCTTGTTTTAACGGCCCGCTCAGGAAGGCACGCATTCAAACATGCTCTTCAACAGCTTGGATTTGATCAACTTACAGAACAGCAATTGGAAATAATATTTGAAGATTTTCTACAATTAGCAGATTCGAAGAAAGAGGTATATAATCATGATCTCTATCGATTAATGGAAAAATTCTATAAGAAAAATCAAATAGATAATCAACGAACAAACAATATTAGTGACTATTTTTATGAGTTAATCGATTATCAAGTCATTAGCAATACGAATTCACCCTCCGCAACTATCAAAATAAAAGCTGGAACTAAGGTGAAAGAGAACAAAGCTACAGGAACAGGACCAGTTGAAGCACTTTATACGGCCATTACAAATAGCTGTGACTTGAATATTAAATTACTGGAATACAATATTAGTAGTGTTTCCAGCGGCAAAGAAGCGCTAGGCAAGGTAAAGGTGAAAATTACGCACAATGGAACTAACTATCAAGCAAAAGCAATCGATACAGATATCCTAAAAGCAAGTGCACAAGCATATATTGATGCGATAAATAATGTGGTACTTGAAAGCCTTCTAACTGAAAAAGAGGAGAATAACAATGACAGAATCAAACAGTAA
- a CDS encoding methyltransferase domain-containing protein, which yields MTESNSKAKKRAVLNGSQVIDSRSLARSHKRLAKLLEPGMTVLDVGCGTGAITTGISEAVGTSGKVVGIDNNPTLIKKARDRYPNISFEMADIYSLPFENQFDIVTTSRVLQWLDKPQQALNNLVKSVKPGGKVVVLDYNHEKLIWHPEVPDSMKYFYDAFLKWRRDAGMNNAIADHLMDMFEKNGLNQIHVTPQHEEVIHGQENFETAVSIWAIVAETKGEQMLQDKLIEKDMLDKAIKDYKEWIRKEAQSQTMYLLAVEGTKK from the coding sequence ATGACAGAATCAAACAGTAAAGCCAAGAAAAGAGCTGTATTAAATGGTTCCCAAGTGATTGACTCTCGGTCCTTAGCTCGATCACATAAAAGATTAGCAAAACTATTAGAACCTGGAATGACAGTCCTTGATGTAGGTTGTGGTACTGGAGCTATTACAACCGGTATTTCCGAAGCAGTTGGAACAAGCGGTAAGGTAGTAGGTATAGATAACAATCCAACATTGATCAAAAAGGCTCGTGATCGTTACCCAAATATTTCTTTTGAAATGGCAGACATTTACAGCCTTCCTTTTGAAAATCAGTTCGATATCGTGACTACTTCCCGTGTGTTACAGTGGCTGGATAAACCTCAACAAGCATTAAATAATCTTGTAAAATCAGTAAAACCAGGTGGAAAAGTAGTGGTGCTTGATTATAACCATGAAAAGTTGATATGGCATCCGGAAGTTCCAGATTCGATGAAATATTTCTATGATGCTTTTTTGAAATGGCGAAGAGATGCAGGTATGAACAATGCCATAGCTGATCATTTAATGGATATGTTTGAAAAAAATGGACTAAATCAGATACATGTAACACCACAACATGAGGAAGTAATACACGGACAGGAAAACTTTGAGACTGCTGTTTCTATCTGGGCAATCGTCGCTGAAACTAAAGGAGAACAAATGCTTCAGGATAAGCTGATAGAGAAAGATATGCTTGATAAAGCCATTAAGGACTACAAGGAATGGATCAGAAAAGAGGCGCAATCACAAACAATGTACTTGTTGGCAGTAGAAGGCACAAAAAAGTAG
- a CDS encoding DUF4956 domain-containing protein codes for MEFLHNLFSNDGVEANFWMSLLAMGLATILSLCITLIYQATFTGERYSQSFVHTIVMMSVIVSVVMTVVSGNAGVAFGLFAVFSLIRFRSAVTDAKDIAYIFFGLCVGMTCGLYQFHLAILLTVFACILFYLLYKFNYGKGQDTQILKVTVPENLNHEKLLDDVFQTYTESNKMRQVETTNLGTMILYTYAIRRKNDTNDKELLDCIREKNANLKVSLTYTESEE; via the coding sequence AGCTATGGGATTGGCGACTATATTAAGTCTATGTATTACCTTGATCTATCAAGCTACATTTACCGGAGAACGATATTCACAGAGTTTTGTTCATACAATTGTGATGATGAGTGTTATCGTGTCTGTAGTGATGACTGTTGTCAGTGGCAATGCAGGAGTTGCCTTTGGTTTGTTTGCTGTTTTTTCGCTTATTCGCTTCAGAAGTGCTGTAACAGATGCGAAGGATATCGCTTATATTTTCTTTGGACTTTGTGTTGGGATGACTTGTGGACTTTATCAATTTCATCTAGCTATTCTTTTAACAGTGTTTGCCTGTATATTATTCTATCTGCTATATAAATTTAATTATGGAAAAGGGCAGGATACACAAATCCTGAAAGTAACTGTACCGGAGAACTTGAATCATGAAAAGTTATTGGATGATGTATTTCAGACGTATACGGAGAGCAATAAGATGCGTCAGGTAGAAACTACTAATCTAGGAACGATGATTTTGTACACGTATGCGATACGTCGTAAAAATGACACTAATGATAAGGAATTACTTGATTGTATTCGTGAGAAAAACGCTAACTTAAAAGTATCACTTACGTATACGGAAAGTGAAGAGTAA